One region of Wyeomyia smithii strain HCP4-BCI-WySm-NY-G18 chromosome 3, ASM2978416v1, whole genome shotgun sequence genomic DNA includes:
- the LOC129728290 gene encoding uncharacterized protein LOC129728290, producing the protein MYDTLISSADTDDTILNSDCIRLYYQNVRGLRTKIDDFFISVSDAEIDVVILTETWLNDRFHSPQLFGTGYNVYRNDRDPVCTGKARGGGVLIAVSKRYNSTESVKRDVVSDSDIEQLWVNVNGGNRIICLGVIYIPPEFSTSSKSVDRHIDCAFKVSEKLGPQDFHILFGDYNQPGLRWNCSSKKVQLDLLNSTFTTANSALVDGMALLDMHQINPFTNNRDRAFDLVFANINAVNQCEVMLPPEAVTKVDPLHPPVLVTLSCPPLVRYNEAPEDREFDFFRTDFAKLNEALHSADWSFLDSNDINMAVTLFNQRLLSLFREFVPRPRPKLKPPWSNLRLRRLKRKRSTALKEYSRFRDAFTKREFARTSRQYRTYNRFLYSRYVRQKQCDLKQNLKRFWSFVNEKRKETGLPAQMTLHDQSPVILKTSVIFLLSSLLVFSTPVVPQFVMYKMR; encoded by the coding sequence ATGTATGACACGTTGATCTCTTCGGCTGATACTGACGACACTATTTTAAATTCTGACTGCATCCGCTTATACTATCAGAACGTTAGGGGACTCCGTACTAAAATCGATGACTTTTTCATCTCAGTTAGCGACGCAGAAATCGACGTGGTGATTCTTACCGAGACATGGCTCAACGACCGTTTCCATTCACCGCAGCTGTTTGGAACTGGTTATAATGTTTACCGCAATGATCGTGATCCTGTTTGTACGGGCAAAGCAAGAGGAGGAGGTGTACTTATAGCCGTATCCAAACGCTACAATTCAACCGAGTCAGTAAAACGAGATGTAGTTAGTGATAGTGACATCGAACAACTTTGGGTTAACGTGAATGGTGGTAACCGAATTATCTGTCTTGGCGTTATTTACATCCCACCTGAATTTTCTACCTCCTCGAAGAGTGTCGATCGCCATATCGATTGTGCATTTAAAGTGTCTGAGAAACTGGGACCGCAGGACTTTCACATACTGTTTGGCGACTACAATCAACCTGGCCTTCGTTGGAATTGCTCTTCTAAAAAAGTTCAACTCGATTTGCTAAACTCTACATTCACTACTGCAAACAGTGCACTTGTGGATGGAATGGCATTACTTGACATGCATCAGATTAATCCGTTCACGAATAACCGTGATCGAGCCTTTGACTTGGTATTTGCTAATATCAATGCAGTCAATCAGTGCGAGGTAATGCTACCACCTGAGGCTGTTACCAAAGTTGATCCGTTACACCCTCCCGTTCTTGTCACGCTCAGCTGTCCACCACTAGTTAGATATAACGAGGCACCTGAAGATAGAGAATTTGACTTCTTCCGCACTGATTTTGCGAAATTGAATGAAGCTTTGCACTCAGCAGACTGGTCGTTCCTGGATTCAAATGATATTAATATGGCTGTAACACTTTTCAACCAACGTCTCTTGTCACTCTTTCGTGAATTCGTTCCTCGACCCAGGCCAAAGCTGAAGCCACCTTGGTCAAATTTACGGCTTCGTCGTCTCAAACGTAAGAGATCCACTGCGCTAAAGGAGTATTCTCGTTTTCGAGACGCCTTCACTAAACGAGAGTTTGCTAGAACTAGTCGTCAATACAGAACATATAATCGCTTCCTTTACTCGAGATACGTGAGGCAAAAGCAATGTGACCTTAAACAAAATCTTAAACGTTTTTGGTCATTCGTTAACGAGAAACGCAAGGAAACTGGACTTCCTGCTCAAATGACACTTCACGATCAATCTCCAGTAATACTGAAGACATCTGTAATCtttttgctcagcagtttgctAGTGTTTTCGACACCAGTAGTGCCTCAATTCGTGATGTACAAAATGCGCTAA